In Brachyhypopomus gauderio isolate BG-103 chromosome 18, BGAUD_0.2, whole genome shotgun sequence, the sequence ATAAGTTATAAATCCTGCATTTCAGCATGGCACTGGAGGTGGAAGAGGTGGGAGAGGCTGTCCACTACCACGAGCGGTTCAGCAGGGGTTGGAGGGCATTCTGTGAACAACAGAAGCGAAAACTGAAAAGCATCTTCACATGGTAAGACAGTTGAGAAAATATTCTGAGGTCCTCAAGAATTGGTAGTGCTCCTGGTTGTTTATATGATATTAGTTTTGCTGTGCATGGAAGGTAACCCAATAAAGATTCAGTATGTCACTGATGTTTGCATTCTTTACTGCAGGCACCTCTTGAAGACTGTTGCGTTGGGTCAGGTTCTGTCCATGCTGATATGTGGCACAGCGGTTACAAGTCAGTACCTTGCAGAGAGGAAGGTGGAGACCCCAATGCTGCAGAGCTTCCTCAACTACTTGCTGCTCCTTCTGACCTACACCTCGGTGCTGGCTTTCAGAGAAGGTCGAGGTCAGTCAGGGCCATGAAGTTTTACTCGGCGAAACTTGAATACACAAAGTGTTTGATGTTGAAATGAAAATCATTGGGAAGGCGAGTGAATAACTTTTGGGGATTTCATTTAATTAATTGATTTTTTGTTCTAAATGGTTCTTTATAGGCATATTTTCGTCATGTCTGTTAATTGTGTTTAAAACCTGCTCCCTCTTTCTTAGGTGATGGGAGTATTTTTCAGATTTTGAAATCAAAGTGGTGGAAGTATTTGCTAATGGCACTCACAGATGTTGAGGCAAACTACACAGTTGTGAAAGCATACCAGTTTACTACACTTACCAGCATTCAGGTATTCCCTGAGCTCTGTTCATCTCTGGCATCCAGGAGGGGTTGAGTGTATTTTCCTTGACGTCAGTTAAGTCAAGCACATGTTCTGATGGGCTCTGCTGTTGTGTGTTGTAGCTGCTGGACTGTTTCATCATCCCGGTGCTGATGGCGCTCTCGTGGTTCTTTCTCAAGACCCGCTACAGACCGCTGCACTTCGCTGCCGTGGTCGTGTGCTTGCTCGGGGTCGGAGCGATGGTGGGAGCTGACATGTTGGCTGGGAGAGACCAAGGCTCACGTGAGTGGCCCGCCTTCACACCCAGACTGACCTGCCTTCTCTTTCGTTcggtctttttctttctttttatctGTGAGTTCAAAGGATATTTGTTCCGCTCTGTCAGTTGACATGTGGGTGATTTTGGGAACTGGAACTGCAACTTTGTTTGAtgtatttgttcttttttttctgttttcctGAAGAGGCTAATGTCTTGCTGGGGGATGGGCTGGTGCTGATCAGTGCTGCTCTGTATGCTGTGTCTAATGTGTGTCAGGAGTACACGGTAAAGAACCTGAGCAGGATCGAGTTCTTGGGCATGATGGGTCTTTTTGGTACCCTCATCAGTGGCGTGCAAATGTAAGTCACTTCCATGCAATGTTATTTGATATTGGAGTCTGTTATGGTATTAGCTGTGTTTTATTTATCCATATGTGGTCCTGTTTTCCTTAAGGGCTGTACTTGAAATAAGAGCTATAGGCAGTATCAGTTGGGACTGGGAAATATGTAAGCATATTTACTTTTTAATTTATAAAAATACAGATCATTTGTATCTTCTGGAGCAAGAGGGTATCGGATGAAAGTGTGGCTAGTTTTGCATTGCATTTGTCCGTGCGAGGGTGTTGATGACCAGCTGAGTCCCTCTCCCCAGGTCTGCTCTTTGGTGCCTACATGCTGTGCATGTATGGGCTCTACAGTTTCATGCCTGTGGTGGTGAAACTGACCAGTGCCACAGCGGTCAACCTCTCCCTGCTGACCGCTGATCTCTTCAGCCTGTTCTGTGGCATCTTGCTCTTCTCCTACAGAGTAGGTTCCTCTTTCTGTGAAGCTACACCAATATTGTAAATGCTAACCTTCTTACTGTGCCAGTGACTGGATTTGCTCTGTATTTGCTGACACTCTCTCCTCTGGTTCTTTACAGTTTTCCAGCCTGTACATCGTGTCGTTCGTGGTGATCACCATCGGCTTTGTCACGTTTAACGTCGTGCCGACCTACACGCCGATCCCGAACAGTGAGGGCACTTACCAGAGCGTCGGCACTGCCGAGGCGGGCCAGACAGAGGGAGGCACGGCCCTGGACTGGCAGCTTGGTGATGGACCGGAGATGTGCGTCCAGGCGCCCTGCGCGTCCAGAGAACCTTGCACTGCGCTTTGTATGTTAAAGTGAACACAAGCCTGCAGTACAGAAGGCAAAGTGCTAGATATGCCTAGTTTATGAGGACCGCGTCCTTTAAATTATAAATATAGTATAGTTTTTGTTAGGTGCCTTTATGATAACTTGAagggttttttattattatttatacctACTGTAAAATGCCTCATATATTCTGATCAATGGTATCAGTGAAGTGATTGTGAGATTCACATTATTTTCAGCCAGTCTCGCTAAGACATGTTGATGTGTTAGCAGTATTTATGCTACTGGTCAGTTGTACACTTCTCTGTTGCTTCTTTTATCTTTTGTTCCCTATTGGGAAGAGTTTCATTATTGTTGGACACAGGGTTTTATTTTACAGTAGTGGTCAGTGGTTGCAAGGCCTCGCATACTGAAAAGCATTTAGAGCACTTAAGGATATCAAAGCATTAGCTTGTTGTACTAAGAGTTTGAAAAAGTCAACATCCTGGTTCTTACTGCAGCTGAATAATGATTTTATACTTTTTTCCTGAATATATTCAAGAGCTTTGACTCAAGTTTACATTCTATTGGTGCTTGTATTCCAGCATGAGCATGCactagaaataaaaaaaaaaacactgtttTTCATGAATGCGACTTGAATCTTATTGCTCTGATCATTTACTTATGAAGTTATTACGCTGCTTAAAGCAGTTGATCCGTGAGTGTGAGAGCACTTTTCAAATTGTTttgataaataaatacattttgtattTAGATTTTGTGTTGTCTATATTTATCTTTGCTGATGGTCATGTGTTTCTTTCACATGAGTACAGTACTAAATCTTGTTACAGAAGAAATCAAAAACTGAATATAAACCCATTGTctaaagcagtggttcccaaactttttctgccgtgcccccctttagtagatgagaatatttttgcgcccccccccccccatattgacggatgcaccgattcacgtttttcacttctgataccgattcagatatctgaggcttagtgtcggccgatactgatccgatagcgatctgatagagtaaagcAGTGCTGAAtcaacttaaaacatttttttttaacacagacatactgaattacaagtttattgaaaactctgcaccagtacagcacacttaaacacacataaaaacatgtaaaaacaacacaacttgcttttgttcagtgcaattatgaatagaACAttgaatgtcaaataaataataccaaagaacctgaaactgacaaaaacaattcacaactttggtcaaacatgaaaaaaataaactgcaagaaacctttgaaatggttcaagaattctaaatataatttaaaataaataaggagatgaaataagagaaacagcaatacctatgcggctagtttgctagcgcagacatcacgcagagcacaaagcatacggccagaaatatgtgtactgtctctttaagggagcgagttgagcgcgcgtatggaatattgttgtttttttagctttctggcccgtagaccgactcagaccactgctctttattttatttctgtaagtaacgcattcaataagctttggacaactcaccagttcatgtatgaacagtcaagtaatgcagaagcccaggtttattttggtcaaccagcaaataaacggactaagtggaataccaccagcgcgagtacgagtcagtgattcacctctcctctgtgtgctttgtgtttcactcgcctgttaactgtccaagttcacttctatccgggacagagtggatatttaaggttgaactaactccgatatgcgttacaagcatagaattagactgaatagatctgtttttatggatcggtcacattgtcaccgatacccgatctagaattttttcagatattaatatcggaatcggtgcatccctaaattgacacatgtgcacatgttttacttccaagctccgcgccccccctgcaatagctccgcgccccacctagggggcgcgccccccactttgggaaccactggtctaaAGTA encodes:
- the slc35f2 gene encoding solute carrier family 35 member F2; this encodes MALEVEEVGEAVHYHERFSRGWRAFCEQQKRKLKSIFTWHLLKTVALGQVLSMLICGTAVTSQYLAERKVETPMLQSFLNYLLLLLTYTSVLAFREGRGDGSIFQILKSKWWKYLLMALTDVEANYTVVKAYQFTTLTSIQLLDCFIIPVLMALSWFFLKTRYRPLHFAAVVVCLLGVGAMVGADMLAGRDQGSQANVLLGDGLVLISAALYAVSNVCQEYTVKNLSRIEFLGMMGLFGTLISGVQMAVLEIRAIGSISWDWEICLLFGAYMLCMYGLYSFMPVVVKLTSATAVNLSLLTADLFSLFCGILLFSYRFSSLYIVSFVVITIGFVTFNVVPTYTPIPNSEGTYQSVGTAEAGQTEGGTALDWQLGDGPEMCVQAPCASREPCTALCMLK